The Streptomyces sp. SS1-1 genome has a segment encoding these proteins:
- a CDS encoding winged helix-turn-helix transcriptional regulator: MTKALGKDSTCSIARSLEVLGDSWTLLIIREAVVAHTTRFQDFRDALGIAPNILTKRLALLVDQGLLERRTYREPGERARDEYVLTEAGRSLSLIIAALAEWGRTHRPRPDGTSPRFSLDESGTPAELAFVTADGEVVPPHALTARRTEDARLGGTPA; the protein is encoded by the coding sequence ATGACCAAGGCACTCGGCAAGGACTCGACCTGCTCGATCGCGCGGAGCCTCGAAGTCCTCGGCGACAGCTGGACGCTTCTGATCATCCGCGAGGCGGTCGTGGCCCACACGACCCGCTTCCAGGACTTCCGTGACGCGCTCGGAATCGCGCCCAACATCCTGACGAAGCGACTCGCCCTCCTGGTGGACCAGGGGCTGCTGGAGCGCCGGACCTATCGCGAACCCGGTGAACGCGCCCGGGACGAGTACGTGCTCACGGAGGCGGGGCGCAGCCTCTCCCTGATCATCGCCGCTCTGGCCGAGTGGGGGCGCACCCATCGCCCCCGGCCGGACGGCACCTCCCCCCGCTTCTCGCTGGACGAGTCGGGCACGCCGGCCGAGCTGGCGTTCGTCACCGCCGACGGGGAAGTGGTGCCGCCGCACGCCCTCACGGCGCGCCGCACCGAGGACGCTCGTCTGGGCGGCACCCCTGCCTGA
- a CDS encoding MFS transporter, whose product MSALGNRVSFWTAGAVVALALWTSACPTMTYPLYQSQWGVSTTTITRIFAAYPITLIPVLVLLGDLSDHIGRRASILWGLAAELAGVLLFALADDVSWLLVGRALMGLGVGLSISPASVAMVEFSAPGQEKRAGAASTAVSALGIGLAMVVGGALTQYAPHPVHLHFFVLAGVIALVAVMVTRLPRHTRDEAAGPWRVRPLSIPRGSRLIFLAGALAFASSFLLGAIVLPLGAKIAQQLAGSTNSLVTGALLAVFAACITLFALGARRLHVWLLVTLGAAGSITAVWLYVLTGTTHSLGLFFLASAVAGAAYAFDFAGGLTVFNRYAAPHHRAGMVSAGYLVGYIAQGVGAPALGAVVTAHGLMSGLMTGAIAFGVLFLAALAAGLTVLAPLHRAERRRSRLAAASSTPGGVEARAS is encoded by the coding sequence GTGTCAGCCCTAGGCAATCGCGTCAGCTTCTGGACCGCGGGCGCGGTCGTGGCTCTCGCCCTGTGGACGAGCGCGTGCCCGACCATGACGTATCCGCTCTACCAGAGCCAGTGGGGGGTCTCGACGACGACCATCACCCGGATCTTCGCCGCCTACCCGATCACCCTGATCCCTGTGCTGGTCCTCCTCGGAGACCTCTCGGACCACATCGGAAGGCGGGCCTCCATCCTGTGGGGCCTGGCCGCCGAACTCGCGGGCGTCCTGCTCTTCGCCCTGGCCGACGACGTCTCGTGGCTGCTCGTCGGCCGTGCCCTGATGGGACTGGGGGTCGGACTGTCCATCAGCCCCGCCAGCGTCGCCATGGTCGAGTTCAGCGCTCCCGGGCAGGAGAAGCGTGCCGGGGCCGCCAGCACCGCCGTCTCGGCCCTGGGGATCGGCCTGGCCATGGTGGTGGGCGGTGCCCTCACCCAGTACGCACCGCACCCCGTCCACCTGCACTTCTTCGTCCTGGCCGGTGTCATCGCGCTCGTCGCCGTCATGGTGACGCGCCTGCCGCGCCACACCCGCGATGAGGCGGCCGGACCCTGGCGGGTGCGCCCCCTCTCCATACCTCGAGGCAGCAGGCTGATCTTCCTCGCCGGAGCGCTGGCGTTCGCCTCGTCCTTCCTGCTCGGGGCGATCGTGCTGCCGCTCGGCGCGAAGATCGCGCAGCAGCTGGCCGGATCGACCAACTCCCTCGTCACGGGCGCCTTGCTGGCCGTCTTCGCGGCCTGCATCACGCTCTTCGCACTCGGAGCCCGGCGCCTTCACGTGTGGCTTCTCGTCACGCTCGGCGCCGCCGGTTCGATCACCGCGGTGTGGCTGTACGTCCTCACCGGCACGACGCACTCGCTCGGGCTGTTCTTTCTCGCCTCCGCGGTCGCCGGCGCCGCCTATGCCTTCGACTTCGCCGGCGGTCTGACGGTGTTCAACCGGTACGCCGCGCCACACCACCGGGCCGGCATGGTCTCCGCGGGCTACCTCGTCGGCTACATCGCCCAGGGTGTCGGCGCCCCCGCCCTGGGAGCCGTCGTGACGGCCCACGGCCTGATGTCGGGCCTGATGACCGGGGCGATCGCCTTCGGCGTCCTCTTCCTCGCCGCCCTGGCGGCCGGTCTGACGGTGCTCGCGCCCTTGCACAGGGCGGAGCGGCGCCGGTCCCGGCTTGCGGCCGCGTCTTCGACGCCGGGTGGCGTGGAGGCACGAGCCTCGTGA